The following proteins are co-located in the Candidatus Accumulibacter cognatus genome:
- a CDS encoding threonylcarbamoyl-AMP synthase, producing the protein MRPEKNDLDHAVALLQAGELVAFPTETVYGLGADAANPVAVARIFAAKRRPADHPLIVHLPADGYLDRWARDIPSAAWELAEAFWPGPLTLILKRAAAVPKVVTGGQDSVGLRVPAHPLALDLLRTYARAGGGLSGMCGIAAPSANRFGRISPTAAAHVREELGNAVPLILDGGRCPVGIESTILDLTPAESLPPRLLRLGRVTPEQIATVIGVMPQIVTRPPDGDIPRVSGSLAAHYAPTTPLRLVPPARLFEVIDLLQSTGRRCAVLFHSRLPATPTAHTCRRLPANPRAYASALYAALRELDQADAELIIVEEIPATPTWAAVADRLQRAAAGGGASGA; encoded by the coding sequence ATGCGCCCTGAAAAAAACGACCTCGATCATGCCGTAGCGCTGCTGCAAGCCGGCGAACTAGTTGCCTTTCCAACCGAGACGGTCTATGGCCTCGGCGCCGATGCCGCCAACCCGGTCGCCGTCGCCCGGATCTTTGCGGCCAAGCGGCGACCGGCTGATCACCCGCTGATCGTACACCTGCCGGCTGACGGCTATCTCGACCGCTGGGCACGGGACATTCCCAGCGCCGCCTGGGAACTCGCGGAAGCCTTCTGGCCCGGCCCGCTGACCCTGATCCTCAAGCGCGCGGCGGCGGTACCGAAGGTTGTCACCGGCGGTCAGGACAGCGTCGGCCTGCGGGTGCCGGCGCACCCCCTGGCACTGGACCTGCTGCGCACCTATGCCCGCGCCGGCGGCGGGCTGTCCGGCATGTGTGGCATCGCCGCACCGTCGGCCAACCGCTTCGGCCGCATCAGCCCGACCGCGGCCGCACATGTACGCGAGGAACTCGGCAATGCCGTACCCCTGATCCTCGACGGCGGCCGCTGCCCGGTCGGCATCGAGTCGACGATTCTCGATCTAACACCCGCTGAGTCGCTGCCGCCGCGTCTGCTGCGCCTGGGGCGGGTCACTCCCGAACAGATCGCAACGGTCATCGGCGTCATGCCACAGATCGTCACTCGTCCGCCGGACGGCGACATACCGCGGGTTTCCGGTTCGCTGGCCGCGCACTACGCGCCAACGACGCCACTGCGCCTGGTACCACCCGCGCGCCTTTTCGAGGTCATCGACCTTTTGCAGAGCACGGGTCGGCGCTGTGCCGTACTCTTTCACAGTCGCTTGCCCGCTACGCCGACAGCACACACTTGCCGCCGCTTGCCGGCCAATCCACGCGCTTACGCCAGTGCGCTCTACGCTGCCCTGCGTGAACTGGATCAGGCCGACGCCGAGCTGATCATCGTCGAGGAAATTCCGGCAACCCCGACCTGGGCAGCAGTTGCCGACCGTCTACAACGGGCGGCAGCCGGTGGCGGCGCCTCAGGAGCCTGA
- a CDS encoding VanZ family protein — protein sequence MEQTPRPSPSAPARANETPAPPPARLLRLSRYLALAYLVLIIYASLYPFANWRDLGVSPLEFIDAAWPRYWTVFDLMVNVLAYVPLGFLLALALEPRRLPGGRWTATLVALLLGSLLSLAMEFLQNWLPSRVSSNLDLACNTAGTAIGAVIAFSSGRQIFRRIGEIQQTLLAPLEHLELGLVLLGTWLLTQLSPETLLFTTGDLRSVLELTPAVPYAAHSFFVLEASVIALNTIVIGLLARTLLADQAAPHLALLLFFVLALAIRTFAAAVLVAPQEAFAWLTPGAELGLLIGGVLLSLLLLLPAPIRIALAGVALMAGSALVNLTPANPYSEAALAAWRQGHFLNFNGLTRWVASFWPFIALPYLTLVGRHL from the coding sequence ATGGAGCAAACCCCGCGACCGTCACCCTCAGCTCCTGCCAGAGCCAACGAAACCCCTGCGCCGCCACCCGCACGTTTGTTGCGGCTGTCGCGGTATCTGGCGCTGGCTTACCTCGTGTTGATCATCTACGCGAGCCTGTATCCCTTCGCCAACTGGCGCGACCTCGGCGTCTCACCGCTGGAGTTCATTGACGCGGCCTGGCCGCGTTACTGGACAGTTTTCGACCTGATGGTCAACGTCCTTGCCTACGTGCCGCTGGGCTTTCTGCTGGCGCTGGCGCTGGAGCCGCGCCGGCTGCCCGGCGGGCGCTGGACCGCAACCCTCGTCGCACTACTGCTTGGCAGCCTGTTGAGTCTGGCCATGGAATTCCTGCAGAATTGGTTGCCTTCACGCGTGTCTTCGAACCTTGACCTGGCATGCAACACCGCCGGTACTGCCATCGGCGCGGTGATCGCGTTCTCCAGTGGCCGGCAAATCTTCCGGCGCATCGGCGAGATCCAGCAGACCCTTCTGGCGCCGCTGGAGCACCTCGAACTCGGTCTGGTGCTGCTCGGCACCTGGCTGTTGACGCAGCTCTCTCCGGAAACACTGTTGTTCACCACCGGCGACCTGCGCAGCGTGCTCGAACTGACGCCTGCGGTTCCCTACGCGGCGCACTCGTTCTTCGTTCTCGAAGCCAGTGTCATTGCGCTTAACACCATCGTCATCGGCCTTTTGGCACGCACACTGCTGGCCGACCAGGCCGCGCCGCATCTCGCGCTGCTGCTCTTCTTCGTGCTCGCCCTGGCCATCAGGACGTTTGCCGCGGCGGTCCTGGTTGCTCCGCAGGAGGCTTTTGCCTGGCTGACACCGGGTGCCGAGCTCGGGCTGCTGATCGGTGGCGTGCTGCTCTCGCTGCTGCTGCTGCTGCCGGCGCCCATCCGTATCGCGTTGGCTGGTGTAGCGCTGATGGCCGGTAGCGCGCTGGTCAATCTGACGCCGGCCAACCCCTACTCGGAAGCGGCCTTGGCAGCCTGGCGACAAGGACACTTCCTCAACTTCAACGGCCTCACGCGCTGGGTCGCCAGTTTCTGGCCCTTCATCGCCCTGCCCTATCTGACCTTGGTCGGCCGCCACTTGTAG
- a CDS encoding J domain-containing protein, with protein MNIREDPYVILGVHRHASLDEVKRAYRRLVMQWHPDRNHSSAAGKEFLRIQAAYELLLDPQRLAEWRLTQAAAAREGRPPAAAPVAEDLTQSLTLTLEEAAAGCLKNIELLHHFRCASCRGSGRLQHKHSLPCPRCNGCGRVARKGGGTSVCEGCAGRGYLRETECNDCMGSGWRQEWRTLAVRVPPGLRDGERLRLARQAPLTPGNAIAGDLYLEISLAAHPLFVLDGHDLHCQLPVSIFRLLGGGHVEVPTLRGTTRFELPPQRSLEQRLTGLGFPHRQGAAVGDLVLHLQCICPQAVGPEDLALLERLEMHLAADIEQRAPQLAAWERQLRARRQPGEV; from the coding sequence ATGAATATCCGCGAGGACCCGTACGTCATTCTTGGCGTACACCGCCATGCATCGCTTGACGAAGTCAAGCGCGCGTATCGTCGGCTGGTCATGCAGTGGCACCCGGATCGTAACCACTCGTCGGCAGCCGGCAAAGAGTTCTTGCGCATCCAGGCTGCCTACGAACTGCTGCTCGACCCGCAACGCCTGGCCGAATGGCGGTTGACGCAGGCGGCAGCGGCCAGGGAGGGCCGCCCGCCTGCCGCCGCTCCGGTTGCCGAGGATCTGACGCAATCCCTGACACTGACGCTCGAAGAAGCGGCGGCGGGTTGCCTGAAAAACATCGAACTGCTGCATCACTTTCGCTGTGCGAGCTGCCGTGGCAGCGGTCGCTTGCAGCACAAGCACTCGCTGCCTTGTCCGCGCTGCAACGGCTGCGGTCGGGTCGCTCGTAAAGGTGGCGGCACGAGTGTGTGCGAAGGATGCGCCGGGCGCGGTTATCTGCGCGAAACGGAGTGCAACGATTGCATGGGCAGTGGCTGGCGCCAGGAATGGCGTACTCTGGCCGTGCGCGTGCCGCCGGGGCTGCGCGACGGCGAGCGACTGCGCCTGGCCCGACAGGCGCCACTGACTCCCGGCAACGCCATCGCTGGCGACCTCTACCTTGAAATCAGCCTGGCCGCACATCCGCTGTTCGTCCTCGATGGCCATGATCTGCATTGTCAACTGCCAGTGAGCATTTTCCGCCTGCTCGGCGGTGGCCATGTCGAGGTGCCGACCCTGCGTGGCACGACCCGCTTCGAACTGCCGCCGCAGCGTTCGCTTGAGCAACGTCTGACGGGCCTGGGTTTCCCACACCGACAAGGTGCTGCAGTCGGCGATCTGGTGCTGCATCTGCAGTGCATCTGCCCGCAGGCTGTTGGTCCCGAGGATCTTGCGCTGCTTGAACGACTCGAAATGCACCTGGCGGCCGACATTGAGCAACGAGCGCCCCAACTCGCTGCCTGGGAACGCCAGTTGCGTGCTCGCCGCCAACCGGGCGAGGTTTGA
- a CDS encoding (2Fe-2S) ferredoxin domain-containing protein, which produces MSYFKHHVFFCCNQRGEGETCCNNAGATTAQTYAKDRIGELRLKGAGKIRINKAGCMDRCDQGPVLVVYPEGVWYSYVDCEDIEEIIQEHLVHGRVVDRLRI; this is translated from the coding sequence ATGAGCTATTTCAAGCATCATGTTTTTTTCTGCTGCAACCAGCGCGGCGAGGGCGAGACCTGCTGCAACAATGCCGGCGCCACCACCGCCCAGACCTACGCCAAGGACCGCATCGGCGAACTGCGCCTCAAGGGCGCCGGCAAGATCCGCATCAACAAGGCCGGCTGCATGGACCGTTGCGACCAGGGACCGGTACTGGTCGTCTACCCTGAAGGGGTGTGGTACAGCTACGTCGACTGCGAAGACATCGAGGAGATCATCCAGGAGCATCTGGTACACGGGCGGGTCGTCGACCGTCTGCGCATCTAA
- a CDS encoding alpha/beta hydrolase, with product MRPQAEQLLIDGPVGKIDITVENPGAPRGIALIAHPHPLFGGGNTNKVVQTLARTFVHFDYVALRPNFRGIGLSEGKHDEGNGESQDLLAVLEEAMCRYGNLPVALAGFSFGAYVVTRVAEALLAAGHPAQRLVLVGTASGFVEGARTYHTKAVPRDTIVIHGSEDTTVPLVNVIAWAKPLDLPVIVVPGADHFFHRRLHLIREIVSHAWRH from the coding sequence ATGAGACCGCAGGCAGAACAACTGCTGATCGATGGACCGGTCGGCAAGATCGACATCACCGTCGAGAATCCCGGCGCGCCGCGCGGTATCGCGCTGATCGCCCATCCGCACCCGCTGTTCGGCGGCGGCAATACCAACAAGGTGGTGCAGACGCTGGCGCGCACCTTCGTCCACTTCGACTACGTGGCGCTGCGTCCCAATTTCCGTGGCATCGGCCTGAGCGAGGGAAAACACGACGAGGGTAACGGCGAAAGCCAGGACCTGCTGGCCGTGCTCGAGGAAGCCATGTGTCGCTATGGCAATCTGCCGGTCGCGCTCGCCGGTTTCTCCTTCGGCGCCTATGTGGTGACCCGCGTCGCCGAAGCACTGCTCGCAGCCGGCCACCCTGCACAGCGGCTGGTGCTCGTCGGCACCGCCTCGGGTTTTGTCGAAGGCGCTCGCACTTACCACACCAAGGCCGTGCCGAGAGATACCATCGTCATTCACGGTTCCGAAGACACCACTGTGCCGCTGGTCAACGTCATTGCCTGGGCCAAGCCGCTGGACCTGCCGGTCATCGTCGTTCCCGGCGCCGACCATTTCTTTCACCGTCGCCTGCACCTGATCCGCGAAATCGTCAGCCACGCATGGCGGCACTGA